The Primulina tabacum isolate GXHZ01 chromosome 10, ASM2559414v2, whole genome shotgun sequence region CAAAATCTCTATCTGATTATTTATATCATTTCTCCAACTTTAAACAATTACTTTGTAGTTGCAAACTATAAAGAAGTTGATAGGAACCAAGGAGAATTTTGTTTTTGCAACAAATTTACACACAAGGAAGCAGCCAAAACGCAAATCAAATCACATATTCTCTCCATGCTTGtggtctaaaatatttgaatgaaTCATTAACCGAATTACGATTAATTATAGTTTTTGTTATAATGTCATGAAGTAAACCCAACAATAAACGCTGCAGTGAATAATGATCGTGGGTCAAAAATAGTCCTTGGCAACCAAGCCATGGGTTTCTCAATTCTTAGTGTCAGCTCAAATGATAATAGACAATAATAGCATTATCTATCCACAGTTGGCAACACTCTGCACGTTGTAGTCATGGATATGAACCGAATGGAACGTGAAATTTAAATTGTTCACAACAACACTTTCATTTGATAGTACAGACGCAATTTTTCAGAGAGATGTATATTCCCTTATCGAGGAGTTAAAAACCACTACATTATGTACAACAATTTCTCCATCCAAGATACATGGCACACACAATTGAATGATCGGATAAAACTATCTTGTTCTTTGTTCCATGATGCCACACCTTATGGCAAACACAGCAAGTATAAAAATCGCCCGTCGACTTGATATGGCAAATAATTTACTCTTGAGGAAGCTTCGAGAGGTAGGGTACTAGATGCTATCACATATCCAAGCATCTTTGGTTCCGTCCTTCCACATTCCCCATTTCCAGTTCACTTTAGAGGAATAGGCCATACACCTCCAAATAAGGCTGCTGGTGACAGTAGATACAACATCCCGATGAATAAACATTGCCATGTAAGAGATGTTACTGCAATTATCCAATATAGAGAAAATTGTGGACAATGTAACCTCGACATCGTTAACTGTTAAATACGCAGTGATTTCTTTCACATCTTTCATTTGAGTTTTGGATTCTGAACCTCCACGGATAGGATACATTTCGAACTCGGACCAAACACCAGCTGTCAATGTGAGAGAACCCACATTTGGAAACACACAAAGCAATAACTCGAAAATGGACTTGGTAACTCCAACCGGCACTTCCCACTTTGTCGAGACAACTGTTAGATTCTTAACACTTCTTCCAAAAGGAAACATAACAAGTAGGTTGCGCAGCGCGGTAGATTCAAGATGAAGCTTTCTCAAATCAGCTAGTTCTTTCACTTTGAAACTGCCAGCTCCCTCTATGGAAAGATGCAAGTCTGATAACAGTGGAGTCTCGATAAGAAGAACATGTGGCTTCACACATTTAAGTTTGAGCTTCACAAGATTTGGTGCAAGTATCGTAATAGACATTGGAGCATTAGACAATGTCCAGCAAAGTGTTTTCAGTTTTATGAGATGGATCTTGGGATCTTTAAGTCCTCCAACCCCAATTAAATTGAGAACTTGCACAGAAGGGAAACATTCGTTCACCTTCTCCAAGTTTTCATCATCCAATCTTATAAATTCGAGAGTCAATGTTGTGAGATTTGGCATAGGAATTACAAAATCTACAGAGAGCCATGCATTCTTGATCTCTAACTTAACGAGGTTAAGACCTGCATCGACAGAACTTTCATCACATCAATCAACCTGTTGCAAAAATGAGCATTTCCAGAAATTGAATACTCCTAGGACAAAATTTCAATCTACATGTATGTATAACGATCAAGCTCCATGACCCAGCCAGACAAAGCATTAAAAATTCAAGCACTTTTGATTCATCACTCTAGAAGATGCTGCAGTTGTAACTTTTAAAAGCAGTATGATTAGCTCATGCAATcacataaaaacttaaaatttaaCAGAGACACAAATCCTAAATACAAAATCCAATGAAATTGCGGTAGTATGGTTGAATTTGATCAAGGTGAATGGATTATATTTGGGTTGATAAATTTGATCACGCACACTATCTTTGTACATTTGAAACCATCACAATTATTATtcaagaatttgaaatcaatgatTTCAAACAACACCAACCCCAAATGATCTTCCAATCGCAATATATACTCCAAATCAATACATGCAGCATATAATTCACAAATACTACAAATTGAGCCTATTATCAAAAGTGAATTTCATGGAATCAACTTGCCATAGTGAACTCTCGACCAAAACGACAGTATCAATAGCATAACATTGCcaaaaaacacacaaaattaagtttatataaAGGGTAAATTCAGCTCACAATAAGCAGAAATGCGGGAGAGCACGTCCGATCGCCGCCAGCAGGATTGCACCCAAAAATCTGATATCGACACCGATTTCAGATGCCCGCATACTTTAGGCAGCCAAGAATTCACAAAATTAGCTTCAGTCAGAAACAAATCATCCTCCTCGTCTTCAACATCGTCGTACGAAACAAGCCGCAGAGGCTTCTCGACGCCGATCGAGACGCTTTCCACGGTCTTCAAATCGGAAATCAAATTATGGAACACCAATTTAAAAGGGGTCATGAAAACACTGGTCGGAGGAGATCGGGACTTGGCGTAGCGAAGGTAGGAGCACTGGAGATTCACCGATCGGATCTCCGGCGCGAGAGAATTGAGGGTCTTCGAGGCGACCCGGCATCGAGCCAGATCGGCCGAATCGCTAAGCCTGCTCAGGATTTCGAGGAGGAGAGGTGGAGGGAGGTCGTCCATGGAGTTCGGAAGGTTCGCTACGGAATCCTGATTCTGTACGGCTTCGTCGAACTTGAGGATGATTATTGTGCTGCTGATGGTTGTACCTTTTCAGACAGCATTGTTGTACTCAGCTTCCAAAAATTGGTTTAACCCATTAATAATCATGACACATCTTCTATAATAAATGAtttacaaaattcaaattaaatAGTGGGggaaatattaataaaatcagtttctatttaaaatatttaaaaacgacaaaa contains the following coding sequences:
- the LOC142505725 gene encoding F-box/LRR-repeat protein At4g29420, which codes for MDDLPPPLLLEILSRLSDSADLARCRVASKTLNSLAPEIRSVNLQCSYLRYAKSRSPPTSVFMTPFKLVFHNLISDLKTVESVSIGVEKPLRLVSYDDVEDEEDDLFLTEANFVNSWLPKVCGHLKSVSISDFWVQSCWRRSDVLSRISAYCLNLVKLEIKNAWLSVDFVIPMPNLTTLTLEFIRLDDENLEKVNECFPSVQVLNLIGVGGLKDPKIHLIKLKTLCWTLSNAPMSITILAPNLVKLKLKCVKPHVLLIETPLLSDLHLSIEGAGSFKVKELADLRKLHLESTALRNLLVMFPFGRSVKNLTVVSTKWEVPVGVTKSIFELLLCVFPNVGSLTLTAGVWSEFEMYPIRGGSESKTQMKDVKEITAYLTVNDVEVTLSTIFSILDNCSNISYMAMFIHRDVVSTVTSSLIWRCMAYSSKVNWKWGMWKDGTKDAWICDSI